A single window of Onychomys torridus chromosome 8, mOncTor1.1, whole genome shotgun sequence DNA harbors:
- the Krt24 gene encoding keratin, type I cytoskeletal 24 isoform X1, with the protein MFCSSQRGSCSSRASASSGATGSRVCSGGNTFSSGSSCGLGGGSSWGFQGSHGRCGLGGSSKGGFGSVTEGGFGSCVVKGGFGAVSGFGGSSGFCGGSGFGGGSGFGKGSGFCGGSNGGFSSYGGSMGGGSDGGLLSGSEKQTMQNLNDRLASYLNKVRALEEANTDLETKIKEWYGKHGSGKGEAGRDYSRYWPVMEDLKNQIIAATIENARMALQIDNARLAADDFRMKYEHELYLRGSVEADINGLRKVLDDLTMNRSDLEMQIESLTEELVILRKNHEEEMKCTQGSSGGDVTVEINAAPGTDLTKLLNDMRAQYEALAEQNRQEAEKQFNERSASLQAQISTDAGAANSAKNEITELRRTMQALEIELQSQLALKCSLEGTLADTEAGYMAQLSGIQTQISNVEEQLSQIRGETQCQNAEYECLLNIKTRLEEEIETYRRLLNGEGGGCDYRNLVSSHVVLSDSRSGSCSGQGKDPSKTRVTKTIIEEVVDGKVVSSQVSNISEVRIK; encoded by the exons ATGTTTTGCTCATCTCAGAGAGGGTCCTGCTCCTCCCGAGCCTCCGCTTCCTCGGGGGCCACAGGCAGCAGGGTGTGCTCAGGTGGAAACACCTTCAGCAGTGGAAGCAGctgtgggctggggggaggttcTTCCTGGGGCTTCCAGGGAAGCCACGGCAGGTGTGGGCTGGGCGGAAGCTCTAAGGGTGGCTTCGGAAGTGTCACTGAAGGGGGCTTTGGTAGCTGCGTGGTAAAGGGTGGGTTTGGAGCAGTCTCTGGCTTTGGTGGAA GTTCTGGCTTTTGTGGGGGTTCTGGCTTTGGTGGGGGTTCTGGCTTTGGTAAGGGCTCTGGCTTTTGTGGGGGTTCTAATGGAGGCTTCTCTAGCTATGGAGGTAGTATGGGAGGTGGCAGTGATGGGGGCCTTCTCTCTGGAAGTGAAAAGCAAACCATGCAGAACCTCAATGACCGTCTGGCCAGCTACCTGAACAAGGTGCGAGCCCTGGAGGAGGCCAACACCGACCTGGAGACAAAGATCAAGGAGTGGTATGGCAAGCATGGGTCTGGAAAAGGGGAAGCTGGGAGAGACTACAGCAGATACTGGCCAGTCATGGAAGATCTGAAGAACCAG ATCATTGCAGCCACCATTGAAAATGCCAGGATGGCTCTGCAGATCGACAATGCTAGACTGGCTGCGGATGACTTCAGGATGAA GTATGAACATGAATTGTACCTCCGGGGGTCTGTGGAGGCCGACATCAATGGCCTGAGGAAAGTGCTGGATGACCTTACCATGAATCGCTCTGACTTAGAGATGCAGATCGAGAGTCTCACAGAGGAGCTGGTCATCCTGAGGAAGAACCatgaggag GAAATGAAGTGCACACAAGGAAGCTCTGGAGGAGATGTGACAGTAGAAATAAATGCTGCCCCAGGAACCGACCTGACCAAACTACTGAATGACATGAGGGCGCAATATGAGGCGCTGGCTGAGCAGAACCGCCAGGAAGCGGAGAAACAGTTCAACGAGAGG AGTGCATCCCTGCAAGCCCAAATCTCTACGGACGCTGGCGCGGCCAACTCTGCCAAGAACGAGATAACCGAACTGAGGCGCACCATGCAAGCCTTGGAAATTGAGCTTCAATCCCAGCTGGCCCTG AAGTGCTCTCTGGAAGGGACCCTGGCTGACACAGAAGCTGGCTACATGGCTCAGCTGTCTGGCATCCAGACACAGATTAGCAATGTGGAGGAGCAGCTCAGCCAGATTCGGGGTGAGACACAATGCCAGAATGCAGAGTATGAATGCCTGCTGAACATCAAGACACGCCTGGAGGAGGAGATCGAGACCTATCGGCGCCTACTCAATGGAGAGGGAGG agGATGTGATTATCGAAACTTAGTATCCAGCCATGTGGTATTGAGTGACTCGAGATCCGGGAGCTGTTCTGGCCAAGGAAAAG ATCCCAGCAAGACAAGAGTGACGAAGACCATCATAGAGGAAGTGGTAGATGGCAAAGTTGTCTCCTCCCAAGTCAGCAACATTTCTGAAGTGAGAATAAAATAA
- the Krt24 gene encoding keratin, type I cytoskeletal 24 isoform X2: MFCSSQRGSCSSRASASSGATGSRVCSGGNTFSSGSSCGLGGGSSWGFQGSHGRCGLGGSSKGGFGSVTEGGFGSCVVKGGFGAVSGFGGSSGFSGGSGLGFSSYGGSMGGGSDGGLLSGSEKQTMQNLNDRLASYLNKVRALEEANTDLETKIKEWYGKHGSGKGEAGRDYSRYWPVMEDLKNQIIAATIENARMALQIDNARLAADDFRMKYEHELYLRGSVEADINGLRKVLDDLTMNRSDLEMQIESLTEELVILRKNHEEEMKCTQGSSGGDVTVEINAAPGTDLTKLLNDMRAQYEALAEQNRQEAEKQFNERSASLQAQISTDAGAANSAKNEITELRRTMQALEIELQSQLALKCSLEGTLADTEAGYMAQLSGIQTQISNVEEQLSQIRGETQCQNAEYECLLNIKTRLEEEIETYRRLLNGEGGGCDYRNLVSSHVVLSDSRSGSCSGQGKDPSKTRVTKTIIEEVVDGKVVSSQVSNISEVRIK; the protein is encoded by the exons ATGTTTTGCTCATCTCAGAGAGGGTCCTGCTCCTCCCGAGCCTCCGCTTCCTCGGGGGCCACAGGCAGCAGGGTGTGCTCAGGTGGAAACACCTTCAGCAGTGGAAGCAGctgtgggctggggggaggttcTTCCTGGGGCTTCCAGGGAAGCCACGGCAGGTGTGGGCTGGGCGGAAGCTCTAAGGGTGGCTTCGGAAGTGTCACTGAAGGGGGCTTTGGTAGCTGCGTGGTAAAGGGTGGGTTTGGAGCAGTCTCTGGCTTTGGTGGAAGTTCTGGATTTAGCGGGGGCTCTGGCCTTG GCTTCTCTAGCTATGGAGGTAGTATGGGAGGTGGCAGTGATGGGGGCCTTCTCTCTGGAAGTGAAAAGCAAACCATGCAGAACCTCAATGACCGTCTGGCCAGCTACCTGAACAAGGTGCGAGCCCTGGAGGAGGCCAACACCGACCTGGAGACAAAGATCAAGGAGTGGTATGGCAAGCATGGGTCTGGAAAAGGGGAAGCTGGGAGAGACTACAGCAGATACTGGCCAGTCATGGAAGATCTGAAGAACCAG ATCATTGCAGCCACCATTGAAAATGCCAGGATGGCTCTGCAGATCGACAATGCTAGACTGGCTGCGGATGACTTCAGGATGAA GTATGAACATGAATTGTACCTCCGGGGGTCTGTGGAGGCCGACATCAATGGCCTGAGGAAAGTGCTGGATGACCTTACCATGAATCGCTCTGACTTAGAGATGCAGATCGAGAGTCTCACAGAGGAGCTGGTCATCCTGAGGAAGAACCatgaggag GAAATGAAGTGCACACAAGGAAGCTCTGGAGGAGATGTGACAGTAGAAATAAATGCTGCCCCAGGAACCGACCTGACCAAACTACTGAATGACATGAGGGCGCAATATGAGGCGCTGGCTGAGCAGAACCGCCAGGAAGCGGAGAAACAGTTCAACGAGAGG AGTGCATCCCTGCAAGCCCAAATCTCTACGGACGCTGGCGCGGCCAACTCTGCCAAGAACGAGATAACCGAACTGAGGCGCACCATGCAAGCCTTGGAAATTGAGCTTCAATCCCAGCTGGCCCTG AAGTGCTCTCTGGAAGGGACCCTGGCTGACACAGAAGCTGGCTACATGGCTCAGCTGTCTGGCATCCAGACACAGATTAGCAATGTGGAGGAGCAGCTCAGCCAGATTCGGGGTGAGACACAATGCCAGAATGCAGAGTATGAATGCCTGCTGAACATCAAGACACGCCTGGAGGAGGAGATCGAGACCTATCGGCGCCTACTCAATGGAGAGGGAGG agGATGTGATTATCGAAACTTAGTATCCAGCCATGTGGTATTGAGTGACTCGAGATCCGGGAGCTGTTCTGGCCAAGGAAAAG ATCCCAGCAAGACAAGAGTGACGAAGACCATCATAGAGGAAGTGGTAGATGGCAAAGTTGTCTCCTCCCAAGTCAGCAACATTTCTGAAGTGAGAATAAAATAA